In Mucilaginibacter celer, one DNA window encodes the following:
- a CDS encoding DUF4157 domain-containing protein, protein MGMIKNAPKHNASQSNAIVANVGKSSSAIPLRDNRPGVADRMQQMGLKSDNTPVQKKSNNTGLPDHLKTGVENLSGHSMDDVKVHYNSPRPAQLQAHAYAQGTDIHIASGQEKHLPHEAWHVVQQKQGRVKPTTQLKGNINVNDNKALENEADTMGAKALQTKVKGSLPKFHRTNAGGYPVQLVQTRKGKTVLTGKAAKKAPPASSPKLMDAMSRLRRAHQRAEKRRMVSPDAPLGKKRIVATAFGPVGVSKGRGGQPNVTSRQEDFNGAVLKSGRYKDLEISAAEAGMLSGKAGKLSDSRKRKLAMLVGITGHAERSRFSASGKISRQAFRNVRDGKRNYKQSFVGDNPDFAMAAKGGAQAYHRALKGEQELTKPQQKLIEEMSDSSDEDE, encoded by the coding sequence ATGGGAATGATTAAAAACGCACCAAAGCATAATGCCTCACAATCAAACGCTATTGTAGCAAATGTAGGCAAAAGCAGTTCTGCTATTCCACTCAGGGATAACCGGCCCGGAGTTGCCGATAGAATGCAACAGATGGGTTTAAAATCTGATAACACCCCTGTTCAAAAAAAATCGAATAATACCGGGCTGCCCGATCATCTGAAAACAGGTGTAGAAAACCTTTCCGGCCACTCGATGGATGATGTTAAGGTTCATTATAATTCTCCGCGGCCGGCTCAGCTTCAAGCCCATGCGTATGCGCAGGGAACAGATATCCATATAGCATCAGGGCAGGAAAAGCATCTGCCCCACGAAGCCTGGCACGTTGTACAGCAAAAGCAGGGCAGGGTAAAACCCACCACTCAGCTAAAAGGAAACATAAATGTTAACGATAACAAGGCTTTGGAAAATGAGGCGGATACTATGGGTGCAAAGGCTCTGCAAACCAAAGTAAAAGGCTCGCTGCCCAAATTTCATCGTACTAATGCGGGCGGTTATCCGGTGCAATTAGTGCAGACAAGAAAAGGAAAAACCGTACTAACCGGAAAGGCGGCAAAAAAGGCCCCGCCGGCAAGTTCGCCAAAGTTGATGGATGCTATGTCGCGATTGAGGCGTGCCCACCAGCGGGCTGAAAAACGGAGAATGGTTAGTCCGGATGCGCCGCTCGGAAAAAAGAGGATAGTTGCCACCGCATTTGGCCCCGTGGGAGTTTCGAAAGGGAGGGGCGGGCAACCCAATGTTACGTCGAGGCAGGAGGATTTTAACGGCGCGGTACTAAAAAGCGGCAGATATAAGGATTTAGAAATTAGTGCGGCAGAAGCCGGGATGCTTTCGGGTAAAGCAGGAAAGCTTTCGGATAGCAGAAAGAGGAAATTGGCAATGTTAGTAGGCATAACCGGCCACGCCGAGCGTTCCCGGTTCAGTGCGTCGGGAAAAATATCGCGGCAGGCTTTCCGTAATGTAAGGGACGGAAAACGAAATTACAAACAATCGTTTGTTGGCGATAATCCTGATTTTGCGATGGCTGCCAAAGGAGGTGCTCAAGCCTATCACAGGGCTCTTAAAGGTGAACAGGAGTTAACAAAACCGCAGCAAAAGTTAATTGAAGAAATGTCGGACTCCTCCGACGAAGATGAATGA
- a CDS encoding ATP-binding protein codes for MATDTSLIVLQQEMDWLQAVIDQVIKSYLLQEGHENHWLDIAMPDLTGVSCPYADSVNAWNLDVYSRLALVLAMAPHIRPDALDVFFGKNQLYDRGFTEFGGVTDKGHSGFLPTAQTLCFLITATNPELRLEVMEIFANENVLTKEQVISISDVESYLPRFNGVLILSNYWFQYFLTGRYPLQENSSSFPAQKINTNMNWEDVVLSDDVMEQITGIRTWLEHGDTLMNDWGLFKKLKPGYRALFYGPPGTGKTLTATLIGKASGRDVYRVDLSMVVDKYIGETEKNLSRIFDIAQHKNWILFFDEADALFGKRTAANSSNDRHANQQTAYLLQRIEDFPGIVILATNLKANMDEAFSRRFQAMVRFPMPTATERYELWQGAFSGKCTLSPDIDLYKIAEEYELAGGAIINVLRYCAMCAISRGDTVVNADELMEGIRREFKKDNKTINLIT; via the coding sequence ATGGCAACTGATACCTCACTGATAGTGCTGCAGCAGGAAATGGATTGGCTGCAGGCGGTAATTGACCAGGTTATTAAAAGCTACCTGTTACAGGAAGGCCATGAAAACCACTGGCTTGATATTGCAATGCCCGATTTAACAGGTGTGAGCTGCCCCTATGCCGATAGCGTTAACGCCTGGAACCTTGATGTATATAGCCGGCTTGCCCTGGTACTGGCCATGGCTCCGCACATCAGGCCCGATGCGCTGGATGTTTTCTTTGGCAAAAACCAACTGTACGACAGGGGCTTTACCGAGTTTGGCGGCGTGACAGACAAAGGGCACAGCGGTTTTTTACCAACCGCGCAAACGCTGTGCTTTTTAATTACGGCCACCAATCCCGAACTGCGGCTGGAGGTGATGGAAATTTTTGCCAATGAAAATGTGCTTACTAAAGAGCAGGTGATATCCATTAGTGATGTAGAAAGTTATCTGCCTCGTTTTAACGGGGTGCTGATACTCAGTAATTATTGGTTTCAGTATTTCCTTACCGGCCGATATCCGCTGCAGGAAAACAGTTCATCCTTCCCGGCTCAAAAAATAAATACCAATATGAATTGGGAGGATGTGGTTTTGAGCGATGATGTGATGGAGCAGATAACCGGTATCCGTACCTGGCTTGAACATGGCGATACCCTGATGAATGATTGGGGATTGTTTAAAAAACTGAAACCCGGTTACCGAGCTTTGTTTTATGGCCCTCCGGGAACGGGCAAAACCCTTACGGCCACGCTGATAGGTAAAGCCTCGGGCCGGGATGTTTATAGGGTCGATCTGTCGATGGTGGTTGATAAATACATTGGCGAGACGGAGAAAAACCTGTCGAGGATTTTTGATATCGCGCAGCATAAAAACTGGATCTTGTTTTTTGATGAGGCCGACGCCTTGTTTGGAAAGCGCACAGCCGCCAATTCATCAAACGACAGGCATGCCAATCAGCAAACAGCCTACCTGTTACAACGGATTGAGGATTTTCCGGGAATTGTGATTTTGGCTACCAACCTGAAGGCCAATATGGACGAGGCTTTTTCAAGGCGTTTCCAGGCTATGGTGCGCTTCCCGATGCCGACCGCCACCGAGCGGTATGAGCTTTGGCAGGGCGCCTTTTCGGGTAAATGTACACTTAGCCCGGATATCGATCTGTATAAAATTGCCGAAGAATATGAACTGGCAGGCGGTGCCATTATCAACGTGCTTAGGTACTGCGCCATGTGTGCTATAAGCCGCGGCGATACAGTGGTTAACGCAGATGAGCTGATGGAAGGCATCCGCCGCGAGTTTAAAAAAGATAATAAAACCATCAACCTGATAACCTGA
- a CDS encoding vanadium-dependent haloperoxidase: MKRFYFATMVALLIACSSCGNKTWKKAAENPDFIHRSIKDVTDVVRHDIYSPPVASRIYAYISVAAYEAARNGDSKYLSLEGQLKGLDSVPKPMAGKQYCYTLAASHAVLTVGKILIMSEGRIEGFHDKLMQEFKNTGMPDSIYQNSIDYGKLIADRIIKWAGKDNYKHTRSLSKYDVQTDDASWKPTPPAYMKGVEPHWNEIRPFLLDSAQQFKPLHPFTFSNIPGSNFYKLAMEVRDAGKNLTDDQTTIATFWDDNPFKVNINGHTMFATKKISPGGHWINITALACRKAKADYIRSAEAYASLAVVIADSFINCWDEKYRSKVIRPETYINQYIEQSWTPLLQTPPFPEYTSGHSVVSTASAVVLSKLFGEEFAFADSTELEFSIPVRKFDSFEAAAKEAAISRFYGGIHYMPSITNGVDEGERIGQFALTKLHTRK; this comes from the coding sequence ATGAAGCGTTTTTACTTTGCAACTATGGTTGCGCTCCTTATAGCCTGTTCATCATGCGGCAATAAAACCTGGAAAAAGGCCGCCGAAAACCCCGATTTTATTCATCGCTCCATAAAAGATGTTACCGATGTGGTAAGGCATGATATTTACTCGCCGCCGGTAGCCAGCCGTATTTATGCTTACATCAGCGTTGCCGCGTACGAAGCCGCGCGAAATGGCGATTCAAAATACCTATCGCTTGAAGGGCAATTGAAGGGATTGGATTCGGTACCTAAACCAATGGCCGGTAAGCAATACTGCTACACTTTAGCTGCATCGCACGCGGTATTGACTGTTGGCAAAATCCTGATTATGAGTGAAGGCCGGATAGAAGGTTTTCACGATAAACTGATGCAGGAGTTTAAGAATACCGGTATGCCGGACAGTATTTACCAAAACTCGATAGATTACGGAAAACTCATAGCCGACAGGATCATTAAATGGGCAGGCAAGGATAACTATAAACACACGCGCTCGCTATCCAAATACGATGTACAAACTGATGATGCCAGCTGGAAACCAACCCCACCGGCCTACATGAAAGGTGTTGAACCGCACTGGAACGAAATTCGCCCGTTCCTGCTCGATTCTGCACAACAGTTTAAACCTTTACACCCTTTCACCTTCTCCAACATCCCCGGCAGTAATTTTTATAAGCTGGCTATGGAGGTGAGAGACGCGGGTAAAAACCTTACTGATGATCAAACTACCATAGCCACTTTTTGGGATGATAACCCATTTAAAGTAAATATTAACGGGCACACCATGTTTGCCACTAAAAAGATCTCACCGGGAGGACACTGGATCAATATCACCGCACTGGCCTGCCGTAAAGCCAAAGCCGACTACATCCGTAGCGCCGAGGCTTACGCCAGTTTAGCGGTGGTTATTGCCGATAGTTTTATCAATTGCTGGGACGAAAAATACCGCAGCAAAGTGATCCGCCCCGAAACTTACATTAACCAATATATTGAACAAAGCTGGACGCCCCTGTTGCAAACGCCGCCTTTTCCGGAATATACCAGCGGGCATAGCGTGGTATCGACAGCTTCGGCCGTGGTGTTGAGTAAATTGTTTGGCGAGGAGTTTGCGTTTGCCGATTCGACGGAGCTGGAGTTTTCTATCCCGGTGCGCAAGTTTGATTCGTTTGAAGCTGCTGCTAAGGAAGCTGCCATCAGCCGGTTTTACGGTGGGATTCATTATATGCCGTCCATTACCAATGGGGTGGATGAAGGGGAGAGAATAGGGCAGTTCGCGTTGACTAAACTGCATACCAGGAAATAA
- a CDS encoding VCBS repeat-containing protein, whose amino-acid sequence MIKSLPLKFKLPTFLLIIFCLGCSKKQSGPTLFKLLDASQTGIDFKNTITESDSINILNHPYLYNGAGVGIGDFNHDGLPDVYFAGNMVANKLYLNKGSLTFKDITGTAGVAGNGDWYAGVSVVDINNDGWQDIYVCSSFKSSPEHRKNLLYINQGTNKDGVPTFKESAAAYGLQDTGYSTQAVFFDYDHDGDLDMYLLTNFLGKETPVAYRPKLMDGSATNNDRLYRNNGNNTFTNVTKEAGILIEGFGNSVSICDVNNDGWPDVYVGNDFISNDVLWVNNKNGTFTNRAGEYFKHTGWSVMGSDMVDINNDGKADLVSLEMLPEENVRKKTMLVGDNYITYINNKKFNYEHQYIRNVLQLNQGQTPAGHPQYSEIAYQAGVYQTDWSWTPLVADFDNDGYRDMMITNGYPRDVTDLDHALYSNDQGRTVKENTTLAAADSFPVVKTSSYAFKNAGGYMFKDQSKDWGIVKPTFSTGGVYADLDNDGDLDLVINNIDDDAFVYENTANTKTQVAKDHNYLDVALQGDVKNLGGIGATIRIYYKGNQQFYDQQPCRGYMSTDDARGHFGIGSSSIVDSLRVRWPDGKTQLLTNVKANQTLNLQYKNAAGYYPTDAPGKITPAFQPANNATGIKYVQQEKDAIDYNIQPTLPHKLSQYGPCIAVGDVDGNGYDDLFVGGSAGNKGVFFMQDAGGHFTMDNNRFIHEEFKEEEDMGALLFDANGDGFPDLYIASGSYEFPKGHTTAQDRLYINDKKGHFTRDLSAVPVEYDNGSCVRAADFDGDGDLDLFVGSRSVSGSYPSSPVSHLLRNDGGKFIDVTAQLCPDLEHGGMITDALWSDFDKDGKADLVVVGEWMPITFYKNNGHGFSKIKSGIDDHVGWWNSIVSGDFNNDGNIDYVAGNLGQNSNYKASFEQPMTIMGKDLDGNGSFDAMIFCFMKDEDGSQKPFPMHTRDDLISQLISIRKKYPSYRGFGHATMNDLWAEKDREGAVVLKATDMNTSLITGKGNGTFSISALPQDAQMAPVYGMVAKDVDHDGNLDLVMVGNDFGMEPFTGRHDAFMGLYMKGNGKGGFAGLTVANSGIYVTGDGKGLASIQSAKGDLLVATQNQDSLKVFRSTGTPSGKRYIKLKPDDFYADINLKNGGKKRVEFYYGSTYLSQSSRVLELDGNELDVTITSYNGRKRKGN is encoded by the coding sequence ATGATTAAAAGTTTACCCCTAAAGTTTAAACTACCTACCTTTTTATTAATAATTTTTTGCCTCGGCTGTTCAAAAAAACAATCGGGACCAACACTTTTTAAATTGCTCGACGCCTCGCAAACCGGCATCGATTTTAAAAATACCATTACCGAGAGCGATAGCATCAACATCCTCAACCACCCCTACCTGTACAATGGCGCGGGCGTTGGCATTGGCGATTTTAACCACGACGGCCTGCCCGATGTTTACTTTGCCGGTAACATGGTGGCCAATAAACTGTACCTTAACAAAGGCTCATTAACCTTTAAGGATATTACCGGTACCGCAGGTGTAGCCGGTAACGGCGATTGGTATGCAGGTGTATCGGTTGTGGATATTAACAATGATGGCTGGCAGGATATTTATGTTTGCTCATCCTTTAAAAGCAGCCCAGAGCATCGCAAAAACCTGCTTTATATTAACCAGGGCACTAACAAAGATGGTGTACCTACTTTCAAAGAATCGGCGGCGGCCTATGGCCTTCAGGATACCGGTTACAGCACCCAGGCTGTATTTTTTGATTACGATCACGATGGCGATCTGGATATGTACCTGCTCACCAACTTTTTGGGCAAGGAAACCCCGGTAGCTTATCGCCCTAAATTAATGGATGGCAGCGCCACCAATAACGACCGACTGTACCGCAATAATGGCAACAACACATTTACCAATGTAACCAAAGAAGCGGGTATTTTGATAGAAGGTTTCGGCAACTCGGTGTCTATCTGCGATGTAAATAATGATGGCTGGCCGGATGTGTATGTGGGTAACGATTTTATATCTAACGATGTACTTTGGGTAAACAACAAAAACGGCACGTTTACCAATCGTGCGGGCGAGTATTTTAAGCACACGGGCTGGTCGGTTATGGGATCGGATATGGTGGATATTAATAACGATGGCAAGGCCGACCTTGTATCCTTAGAAATGCTTCCCGAAGAGAACGTGCGCAAAAAAACCATGCTGGTAGGCGATAACTATATCACCTATATCAACAATAAAAAATTCAATTACGAGCATCAGTATATCCGCAATGTATTGCAGTTAAACCAGGGTCAAACGCCTGCAGGTCACCCGCAATATAGTGAAATAGCTTACCAGGCCGGCGTTTACCAAACCGACTGGAGCTGGACACCTTTAGTTGCCGATTTTGACAACGATGGCTATCGCGATATGATGATCACCAACGGCTACCCGCGCGATGTAACGGATTTAGATCATGCACTTTACAGTAACGATCAGGGTCGCACGGTTAAAGAAAATACAACATTAGCCGCCGCCGATTCATTCCCGGTAGTAAAAACATCAAGCTACGCGTTTAAAAACGCAGGCGGTTATATGTTCAAAGATCAATCGAAAGATTGGGGCATTGTAAAGCCAACATTCTCTACAGGTGGCGTTTATGCCGATTTGGATAACGACGGGGACCTTGACCTGGTGATCAACAATATTGATGATGATGCTTTTGTTTATGAAAACACTGCCAACACCAAAACACAGGTAGCCAAAGATCATAATTACCTGGATGTTGCCCTGCAAGGCGATGTCAAAAATTTGGGTGGCATTGGTGCTACAATCCGCATTTATTACAAAGGCAACCAACAGTTTTATGATCAGCAGCCCTGCCGTGGCTATATGAGCACGGATGATGCCCGTGGGCATTTCGGCATAGGTTCATCTTCAATTGTCGATTCATTAAGGGTGAGATGGCCCGATGGCAAAACGCAGTTGCTTACCAATGTAAAAGCAAACCAAACGCTTAACTTGCAATACAAAAACGCCGCGGGATATTATCCGACCGATGCGCCGGGCAAAATTACGCCGGCATTTCAGCCTGCCAATAATGCAACGGGCATTAAATACGTGCAGCAGGAAAAAGATGCCATCGATTATAATATTCAGCCTACCCTCCCTCATAAGCTAAGCCAATACGGCCCATGTATTGCCGTTGGCGACGTGGATGGCAATGGTTACGATGACCTTTTTGTTGGAGGATCGGCAGGCAACAAAGGCGTATTCTTTATGCAGGATGCCGGCGGCCATTTCACTATGGATAATAACCGTTTTATTCACGAAGAGTTTAAGGAAGAGGAAGATATGGGCGCGTTGTTGTTTGATGCAAACGGCGATGGCTTCCCCGATCTGTATATAGCCAGCGGTAGCTACGAATTTCCGAAAGGGCATACTACCGCGCAGGACAGGCTTTACATCAACGATAAAAAAGGCCATTTTACCCGTGATCTTTCTGCAGTACCGGTTGAGTACGATAACGGCTCATGCGTTCGCGCCGCAGATTTTGATGGCGATGGCGACCTTGATTTGTTTGTGGGTTCGCGGTCTGTTTCCGGCTCATATCCATCATCGCCGGTTAGCCACCTGCTGCGTAATGATGGCGGCAAGTTTATTGATGTAACCGCCCAGCTTTGCCCTGATCTGGAGCATGGCGGCATGATCACCGATGCGCTATGGTCTGATTTTGACAAGGATGGCAAAGCCGATTTGGTGGTGGTTGGCGAATGGATGCCGATAACTTTCTACAAAAACAACGGGCATGGCTTCAGCAAGATCAAATCGGGCATTGACGATCATGTGGGCTGGTGGAACAGCATCGTATCCGGCGATTTTAATAACGATGGCAATATCGATTATGTGGCAGGTAACCTCGGCCAAAACTCCAACTACAAAGCCTCTTTCGAGCAACCAATGACCATTATGGGTAAAGATCTCGACGGAAACGGATCATTCGACGCCATGATTTTTTGTTTTATGAAGGATGAGGATGGCTCACAAAAGCCCTTCCCAATGCATACCCGCGATGATCTGATCAGCCAGTTGATCTCCATCCGTAAAAAATACCCAAGCTACCGCGGTTTCGGCCACGCTACCATGAACGATCTGTGGGCCGAAAAAGATAGAGAAGGCGCCGTGGTATTGAAAGCCACCGATATGAACACCAGCTTAATTACCGGCAAAGGCAACGGAACCTTCAGCATCAGCGCGCTGCCGCAGGATGCCCAAATGGCCCCGGTTTACGGCATGGTAGCCAAAGATGTTGACCATGACGGCAACCTCGATTTGGTAATGGTTGGTAATGATTTTGGCATGGAGCCTTTTACCGGCCGTCATGATGCTTTTATGGGATTATACATGAAAGGCAATGGCAAAGGCGGTTTTGCCGGGTTAACCGTAGCCAATAGTGGTATTTATGTAACTGGTGATGGCAAAGGTTTGGCAAGCATACAATCCGCCAAAGGCGATTTACTGGTCGCAACACAAAACCAGGATAGTTTGAAGGTGTTCCGCAGTACCGGTACCCCTTCCGGCAAGCGGTATATCAAGCTGAAGCCCGATGACTTTTATGCTGATATCAACCTTAAAAATGGCGGTAAAAAGCGTGTTGAATTTTATTACGGTTCTACTTATTTGTCCCAATCATCGAGGGTATTGGAATTGGATGGGAACGAGTTGGATGTGACTATTACGAGCTATAATGGGAGAAAACGGAAAGGGAATTAA
- a CDS encoding glycoside hydrolase family 2 protein, translated as MNIKKFIVLAAAALPYFVQAQEWHPKKAVLMTRFAKDVDPKNVLPEYPRPQLAREKWMNLNGLWQYQPGKVGEAVPQGKLSQTILVPFPVESALSGVMEQHDRIWYRRKFTVPASWKGEHILLHFGAVDYEAEVFVNGKSLGVHKGGYDPFSYDITSAIKGAGEQDITVRVYDPTDDAGLPRGKQTLHPQGIMYTSTTGIWQTVWLEPVPAANISDIRITPDIDKSVLKLNVSTAATSGYTVKVTVKDGNKVVSMASNQVNSDFEVAVPNAKLWSPDSPFLYDLDITLEKDGKKVDAVSSYAGMRKISMGDQDGYKKLLLNNKFLFQIGPLDQGFWPDGIYTAPTDAAIKNDLQMIKNFGYNMVRKHIKVEPYRWYYWADKLGLLIWQDMPSANSYTEHTPPVDTAAYASELARMIKTHWNSPSIVTWVVFNESQGQHNTPGLVNLVRSLDKSRLINQASGGSHFGVGDFLDIHSYPPPAAPSSKTQILACGEYGGIGYIIPDHTWKTGPTYIMMDNQKAYTNLYDEFANDLVIYKTNEGLSAAVYTETTDVEVELNGLMTYDREIVKAPVETIKASNDKIIHGEAYIREVLPSSKNTPRTWKYTFDKPADSWFGEQFNDAAWKQGEAGFGTKETPGAVVKTVWDGKDIWIRQEFTLNASNVNKDELVLSLHHDDACEVYINGVKAAIKEGYTSGYAIVQMTPESKAALRLNGKNVIAIHCNQTVGGQYVDAGISVLSKNKQ; from the coding sequence ATGAACATTAAAAAGTTTATTGTACTTGCTGCTGCCGCGTTGCCATATTTTGTGCAGGCGCAGGAATGGCATCCAAAAAAAGCCGTTTTGATGACGCGTTTTGCCAAAGACGTTGATCCTAAAAATGTTTTGCCCGAATATCCGCGCCCGCAACTGGCGCGTGAAAAATGGATGAACCTGAACGGTCTGTGGCAATATCAGCCGGGTAAAGTCGGCGAAGCTGTTCCGCAAGGAAAGTTATCGCAAACTATCCTGGTTCCATTTCCGGTGGAGTCGGCGCTATCGGGAGTAATGGAGCAACATGACCGAATCTGGTATCGCCGCAAATTCACTGTACCTGCATCATGGAAAGGCGAGCATATCCTGTTGCATTTCGGCGCAGTTGATTATGAGGCCGAAGTTTTTGTAAATGGTAAAAGCCTTGGTGTGCATAAAGGCGGTTACGACCCGTTCAGCTATGATATTACTTCGGCTATAAAAGGTGCGGGTGAACAGGATATTACAGTGAGGGTTTATGACCCTACAGATGATGCCGGTTTGCCGCGTGGTAAACAAACTTTGCATCCGCAGGGCATTATGTATACCTCAACTACCGGGATCTGGCAAACTGTTTGGCTGGAGCCTGTGCCTGCGGCGAACATTAGTGATATTCGTATTACGCCGGATATTGATAAATCGGTGTTGAAGCTGAATGTTAGCACGGCAGCTACTTCGGGTTATACGGTTAAAGTGACAGTTAAAGATGGTAATAAGGTGGTGAGTATGGCTTCAAACCAGGTTAATTCTGATTTTGAAGTGGCTGTACCTAATGCCAAATTATGGTCGCCGGATTCGCCGTTTTTGTATGATTTGGATATCACTTTAGAAAAAGATGGTAAAAAGGTTGATGCTGTGAGCAGCTACGCGGGGATGCGTAAGATCTCGATGGGTGATCAGGATGGCTACAAAAAACTTTTGTTGAATAATAAGTTTTTGTTCCAGATCGGTCCGTTAGATCAGGGTTTCTGGCCGGATGGTATTTATACCGCGCCAACTGATGCGGCCATTAAAAACGATCTGCAAATGATCAAGAATTTTGGCTACAACATGGTGCGTAAACACATTAAGGTTGAGCCTTATCGCTGGTATTATTGGGCAGATAAATTGGGTTTATTGATTTGGCAGGATATGCCGTCGGCCAATTCATACACCGAGCATACGCCTCCGGTTGATACCGCTGCTTACGCTTCGGAGCTTGCCCGCATGATTAAAACGCATTGGAATTCGCCTTCTATTGTAACCTGGGTAGTGTTCAACGAATCGCAGGGGCAACATAACACGCCGGGTTTGGTTAACCTGGTGCGTAGCCTGGATAAATCGCGTTTAATTAACCAGGCCAGTGGCGGCAGCCATTTTGGTGTGGGCGATTTCCTGGATATCCATAGCTATCCGCCACCTGCAGCGCCTTCGAGCAAAACGCAGATTTTGGCTTGTGGCGAATATGGTGGTATCGGTTATATCATTCCGGATCATACCTGGAAAACCGGTCCTACTTATATTATGATGGATAACCAAAAAGCGTACACCAACCTGTACGATGAGTTTGCCAACGACCTGGTGATCTACAAAACCAACGAAGGCCTGAGCGCAGCGGTTTATACCGAAACAACCGATGTGGAAGTGGAACTGAATGGCTTAATGACCTATGATAGGGAAATTGTAAAAGCCCCGGTTGAAACCATCAAAGCCTCGAACGATAAGATCATCCACGGCGAAGCCTATATCCGCGAGGTATTACCGTCATCAAAAAATACTCCACGCACCTGGAAATATACTTTCGATAAACCTGCCGACAGTTGGTTTGGCGAGCAATTCAACGATGCCGCCTGGAAACAGGGTGAGGCTGGTTTCGGCACTAAAGAAACACCAGGCGCGGTTGTTAAAACCGTTTGGGATGGTAAAGATATCTGGATCAGGCAGGAGTTTACGCTGAATGCATCCAACGTAAATAAAGATGAACTGGTGCTGTCGTTGCATCATGATGATGCCTGCGAGGTTTACATTAACGGCGTTAAAGCTGCTATAAAAGAGGGCTACACATCAGGCTATGCCATTGTGCAAATGACCCCCGAAAGTAAAGCCGCGTTGCGATTGAATGGCAAAAATGTAATTGCTATTCATTGTAACCAAACAGTAGGCGGGCAATATGTTGATGCCGGGATTTCGGTATTGAGTAAGAATAAGCAGTAA